GAACATGTTATGCTCAATATGACCAAATCATAAGAGGAGAGGAAAATATCATCCAAACATCCGTAATACACAGAGCAAAATAATAATACTCATTGCCAACAATTGAAAAACCATCTCATCAAGTCTCATCATTATTAATATAGTAAACGTCTAACTATAATTTTATTAGATAATCAGCTAAGGATTTCACCTAGCCGGAACAGAACACTTCTTCAATCCTTAGCTCCCTAGCTATGGACCAtctgaaatatgtaattttcagctCGCAAGGGATTATCCTAGTAGAAACAGGACGTCAAGAAATCTAATCATGTGTCACGGAATCAGCTTATAAGAATCATAATACGAAAAGGCAAGCATAAACTAGAATAGAAGATCTCATAATTTCTTCATGAGAAAAGCACATCCAGCAATGCGCTTAGCTGTAACTCAACTTGTCCGACCACTAGGGATGAAACAAGCTCCTTATAGATTAAGAACTCAATTCATATCACATTCCAAGCTATTACTTCATTACTCGAATGGAATGGTGCACCACTCACAATGGTAGAAACACATCTACAATCTCTTGTCAAAATGTTGGAAGACTACTAATCCCATTCGATACTGAGTACTAATGCTGTCAATCTTGTTCATCAAACTAATCCATtaagaaagagaacaaaatttGACAAACAAAATATACAAAAAGAGGATGATACTCAACATCGTTTCTCTTTTTTGGGTTTTGGATTTGGATAGGAGAGTAGCAAAGTTATATAAAAGGTGACCGACCCATACCCTAAATCAAAAGCCTCATCTTCCACCTCAAAATCACTTAAGCGTCCTACCCAGTCATCCAAAAGAATCCTACTTCTTATCATTTCGAAAATTAACCAAAACTCAAACCCTAATTACCAAATATCCATAGCCAAATCAATTAAAACATTTAGGTGTCGAACAACCTACGAAAGTTTGATATCTTCAAGTAGACTTAAAACGAACAGGACAAGAATAACAACCACATCTACAGAAAGTGATTATCAACAAGCAATTAACTATATCGACAATATCATTGCAAATTTTCTCATCAATCTTCATTTTCTTGCTTCATGTGTGCATCCAAGTTCATCTTACATTCATAAAGAAAAAAAGTAAATGGCAGGAATTATTTGGTTGCAAACTGCAGATAAAAGTTTAATGGCAGATATCACACTACATGGATGCAAACAGTTATGCAGACAGTGGAAAATTGGAACCTGGAAACACAACTTGCTGGTACAATACCTTGCACCATGCATTATGCACTTGCAGTATCAAAGAGCATTTCTGTTTTTGGGGCTACATTATACAATTCAATGAGTTCTGGAAACTCCTTGTAGCGGAAGATGAACCTCTCCAGAAATTTCTTCTCTGCATATGACATGTATGTGTCCATTTGGAGGTTACCGATGTGAACTCCCCTTGACTTCAGGCCCATCAATATCCGATACCTGGGAATCAATCTTTTCTCCAAACTCATTGACAAAATCAATGGCCGGCGTGCAAGATAATACGGACAGCATCTGGTttcatttaccaagaactccatCTTTCTCTGCAAATTCTTTAAAGAACATGCCACAAGAGTAGGAGCCTTTCTGAATGCAGCAAGGAAATCATCCTCGGACCACCCGAAACCCTTGAAGAACTCCAAATGAGCCTTGAAGTTCTTCTCGGAAACGCTGTGGAGCGCAGTCAGAGTGTGGATGAACATCCCTGAGGTGCGAGCTACTCCCAAACCGTCGACACGACCGATTAACGCCTTCAGGGTTTCAGCCTTATGGGCTATGAGGAGGGGGCGGTTCCGTAGGATCATTGAGAGCTTCTGATCGGTGATCCCGAAATCCCTTAGAATCTCAATGTTAGGCTGGATCTTCTTCTCGATGCTATACGAGAGAAACCACCTGTTTCTCTTGCATAACTTCATCAGTAAGTCGTTGGACCCGATGGTGCCTTGCCAAAATTGGATCTTGGACAAGACATTCTGGAGTTTGTGGTTGATGACGGCGTTATTCGAGCTGACCAGGTGGGTAATGTCGGAGCAGGAGAAGCCCAGATCCTGCAAAGCTCGGAACTTTGGGGCCAGAGTCTTCTCCACGTCGAGGAGAAGCGACCGGGGGTTTTCAGTTAGGACCCTTTTCATCTGAGCATTATCAAAACCATGGCTTTTGAAGAAGCCAAGGACGGAGTCAGGCTGATGGCGGGATTCGATGCGGCCAAGGAGCTTCGAGGCCTTGGCCGCCTCATCCGGATCGAAGCCACAGGAGCTGACCAGGTATTCAGCCATGAAGCTGCTCTGTGGAGCCCCGGAGGCGGCGGAAAAAGAATGGGTTGAGAGAAAAACGGCAGCATCGGCCGGACGACGACGAGGGATGAAGGCGAGGGCTTTGAACAAGACAGAGACGTACGGCGATCTATACATCAACGTCATCGTCGTCTACTTCTCCTTCTTTGTATGTTCCTTCTCTTCACCAAAACCTAGCGATGGTGGTGTTGCTGCGTCCGGAGGAAACTGGCCGGAAGTACCTGCATCCGAAACCCTAGTAGTGCGTCAGTGCTCGAAGTCTTTCTTCAGTCGGAGATTTTTGCGACCGCaggcctctttttttttttccttcgtcAGCTTTTATTGTGTGCCAACTAGAAATAGTAGATGAACGAAAACTAGTCATCACTTTCTCTTCGGTCGGAGATATCTGCGACCGcagacctctttttttttttttcttctgcaaCTTTAATCGTGTGCATCTTCAAAAATAAATGAATGAACACTAGCGAAGTCATCCCTTTTCTTCCATTCGAGATTTCTACGAACACAAACATCTTTTCCTTCGTCAACTTTTATCGATtgataactaaaaataataaatgaatgAACACTAGTAAAGTCAACTATTTTCTTCAATCGAGGATTTCTGCAAGTCACTTTTTCTTTGTCAATTTTAATTGTGTGCCAACCAAAATTAATAGTAAATGAATGAGCACTAATAAAGCCATAATCCTCATAAAAATCGATGGGTTAATAATTATGCTacctaaattataaaattaaatcaaCTATAGTATTTTCATTTAAGGGTATTTTCTCAAAAAACAATCACTCATTATTAATTTCTTTTTATCAAAAATACTAATTATTAAGTTTTCATCGAATGATATCCTTATATTCGCTTTTGTTTATGGCACTTATTTTTTACTTGAACGAAAATGCGTTCAAATCTTAGCATAAACTACTTTTGAAGTCAATCATAATGCGTGAACCAAttcttttaaaataaactaatccAATAATCCTATTTAATTTGGTTTAGTTCAATAGAACCCTAATTTATCTCTTATTCTCCACTAAGTTACCTCGTGGTACGTGATCTCCAATAAAACGAGAGACTTTTCATCATTGATTATCCACTGGTTACCAATGTTAGTTTATTGAAATCTTCATTCCTATAGGCTTCATCGACAAAACATTTGGAGAAGGTTTCATTGTTGCATTGGCCAAATCCTTTGTTGTATTGATAAAATGTTCATAAAAAACTTTTTTACTGTATTCACAAAACATTCATGGAAGCTTCGCTACTGTATTGCCTAAGAATTCATGGAAGGCACCGCCAAAACTTTTGTTGTGTTGCGAAAGCCTTCATTGCATCACTAAAGGTCTCCTTGTTGCTTTGCCAAAGCATTTATTGTACGATGCTAATCATCATAGCCTAGATTCCTACTGTGGTTGTCCTAGAACTTATCTTCCCTATGACCGAGTAGTCCGTTCGTGCAGGAAAAGGTTCAACACTAGGCAGGCCATATGGTGAGAAGCATCGTTGGTTTAGATTATATATCTTTTTGTGGTATTGTTTGCATACATATTATGGCTACACACATTAGTATTCCATTACATGTTTGAACATAGTACCAATTATGATATTGGATGTCAAAACAACATATCTCATATCTAATGAGTAAAAATATCACATTATCATAATCAATTAATGAGTAAAATTTCTTATCA
Above is a genomic segment from Musa acuminata AAA Group cultivar baxijiao chromosome BXJ3-4, Cavendish_Baxijiao_AAA, whole genome shotgun sequence containing:
- the LOC135635372 gene encoding transcription termination factor MTERF4, chloroplastic-like, with protein sequence MTLMYRSPYVSVLFKALAFIPRRRPADAAVFLSTHSFSAASGAPQSSFMAEYLVSSCGFDPDEAAKASKLLGRIESRHQPDSVLGFFKSHGFDNAQMKRVLTENPRSLLLDVEKTLAPKFRALQDLGFSCSDITHLVSSNNAVINHKLQNVLSKIQFWQGTIGSNDLLMKLCKRNRWFLSYSIEKKIQPNIEILRDFGITDQKLSMILRNRPLLIAHKAETLKALIGRVDGLGVARTSGMFIHTLTALHSVSEKNFKAHLEFFKGFGWSEDDFLAAFRKAPTLVACSLKNLQRKMEFLVNETRCCPYYLARRPLILSMSLEKRLIPRYRILMGLKSRGVHIGNLQMDTYMSYAEKKFLERFIFRYKEFPELIELYNVAPKTEMLFDTASA